The following coding sequences lie in one Cupriavidus sp. WKF15 genomic window:
- a CDS encoding M48 family metallopeptidase: MIPVTYFDGRSSRAHPATLAVDAGQAVLRDADGAELRRAALSSLRVSERVRRAPRLVTFADGAFCQVSDHAAFDSLLAATGHQEGWVVKAQNSWRMAGMAVAALVAVFVLGYYVLLPWGASHIARAVPPALEAQLGRATLASLDNGVVEPTRLPPAEQARIRTGFAGLKRPDDPGHDYQIVFRRGGRLGANALALPGGTIVVTDELVGLAGTGAGMLGVLAHEAGHVAQRHGLQQVIQASAVGALAAYMFGDFSSVLAGVPAAMLTLRYSREHEREADAYAIEVMQRNRLPPSALADVLIALGNQNRGAHKNEPAAGAKAEGPALDDFLSTHPHTHERIEALRAAGP, translated from the coding sequence ATGATTCCCGTCACCTACTTCGATGGCCGCTCGTCGCGGGCGCACCCGGCCACACTGGCCGTGGACGCCGGGCAGGCCGTGCTGCGCGATGCCGATGGCGCGGAGCTGCGGCGCGCGGCGCTGTCGTCGCTGCGCGTATCGGAGCGGGTACGGCGCGCGCCGCGCCTCGTAACGTTCGCGGACGGCGCCTTCTGCCAGGTCAGCGACCACGCTGCCTTCGACAGCCTGCTCGCCGCGACGGGGCATCAGGAAGGCTGGGTGGTCAAGGCACAGAACAGCTGGCGCATGGCGGGCATGGCAGTGGCTGCGCTGGTCGCCGTATTCGTGCTGGGCTACTACGTACTGCTGCCGTGGGGCGCGTCGCATATTGCGCGGGCGGTGCCGCCCGCGCTCGAGGCACAGCTCGGCCGTGCCACGCTGGCCAGCCTGGACAACGGGGTGGTCGAGCCCACGCGCCTGCCCCCTGCGGAACAGGCCCGCATCCGCACAGGCTTCGCCGGGCTGAAGCGGCCGGACGATCCCGGCCATGACTACCAGATCGTGTTCCGCCGGGGCGGGCGCCTGGGCGCCAACGCGCTGGCCCTGCCCGGCGGCACCATCGTGGTCACGGACGAACTGGTGGGGCTGGCCGGCACGGGCGCCGGCATGCTCGGGGTGCTCGCCCACGAGGCGGGCCATGTCGCGCAACGCCACGGCCTGCAGCAGGTCATCCAGGCTTCGGCCGTCGGCGCGCTGGCTGCGTATATGTTCGGGGACTTTTCTTCCGTGCTGGCCGGCGTGCCCGCCGCGATGCTGACGCTGCGCTATTCGCGCGAGCACGAACGCGAGGCCGATGCCTATGCGATCGAGGTCATGCAGCGCAACCGGCTGCCGCCGTCAGCGCTCGCCGATGTCCTGATCGCGCTCGGGAACCAGAACCGTGGCGCGCACAAGAACGAGCCTGCTGCCGGCGCCAAGGCGGAGGGCCCTGCGCTGGACGATTTCCTCTCCACGCATCCGCACACGCACGAACGGATCGAGGCATTGCGCGCGGCAGGCCCCTGA
- the lptF gene encoding LPS export ABC transporter permease LptF, with protein sequence MIFQQALRRELAYTAGAVFLVMLTFMLTSLVIRILGLAANGKASPNDVLILIGLATIGYLSILLSATLFISTLIVLTRWYKDSEMVVWFSAGISLRDLVKPVLQFAAPFIVLALLLGMFAWPWANQQSALFRDRFEQRGVLSMIAAGRFIEPSNGNYVLFIEGIDADMKYARNVFVANAEANKIGVALAHQGTFETMPNGDRLVVMENGRRYAGTPGQIDYRIVEFERYAVKVDNKPPESQNEQPPKSRNTIDLLRNPTRENLGELLWRISLPILAFNFVMIAIPLAYVNPRLGRYTPLVFAVLIYLTYSNMINLAQSWVRSGSVPFWLGWWPIHLVVFLAALLMFRYRQNRSLGGWRAVFGRRPAPAKGGTA encoded by the coding sequence ATGATCTTTCAACAAGCCCTGCGACGCGAGCTCGCCTACACCGCCGGCGCGGTGTTCCTGGTGATGCTGACCTTCATGCTCACGTCGCTCGTGATCCGTATCCTGGGCCTGGCCGCCAATGGCAAGGCCAGCCCTAACGATGTGCTGATCCTGATCGGCCTGGCCACCATCGGCTACCTGTCCATCCTGCTCTCGGCCACGCTGTTCATCTCGACGCTGATCGTGCTGACGCGCTGGTACAAGGACTCCGAGATGGTGGTCTGGTTCTCGGCCGGCATCTCGCTGCGCGACCTGGTCAAGCCGGTGCTGCAGTTCGCCGCGCCGTTCATCGTGCTGGCGCTGCTGCTGGGCATGTTCGCGTGGCCGTGGGCCAACCAGCAGAGCGCGCTGTTCCGCGACCGCTTCGAGCAGCGCGGCGTGCTGTCGATGATTGCCGCCGGGCGTTTCATCGAGCCATCCAACGGCAACTACGTGCTGTTCATCGAAGGCATCGATGCCGACATGAAATACGCCCGCAACGTCTTCGTCGCCAATGCCGAGGCCAACAAGATCGGCGTCGCGCTGGCCCACCAGGGCACCTTCGAGACCATGCCCAACGGCGACCGCCTGGTGGTGATGGAGAACGGCCGCCGCTACGCGGGCACGCCGGGCCAGATCGACTATCGCATCGTCGAGTTCGAGCGCTATGCGGTCAAGGTGGACAACAAGCCACCTGAAAGCCAGAACGAGCAGCCGCCCAAGAGCCGCAACACCATCGACCTGCTGCGCAACCCCACGCGCGAGAACCTCGGCGAGCTGCTCTGGCGCATTTCGCTGCCGATTCTCGCCTTCAACTTCGTCATGATCGCGATCCCGCTGGCATACGTGAACCCGCGGCTCGGGCGCTACACGCCGCTGGTATTCGCGGTGCTGATCTACCTGACCTACAGCAACATGATCAACCTCGCCCAGTCCTGGGTGCGCTCCGGCTCGGTCCCGTTCTGGCTGGGGTGGTGGCCGATCCACCTGGTGGTGTTCCTGGCCGCGCTGCTGATGTTCCGCTACCGCCAGAACCGCAGCCTGGGAGGCTGGCGCGCCGTGTTCGGGCGTCGGCCCGCACCCGCCAAGGGGGGTACGGCATGA
- the ilvD gene encoding dihydroxy-acid dehydratase: protein MAFNKRSQNITQGVARSPNRSMYYALGYKKEDFDKPMVGIANGHSTITPCNAGLQRLADAAIDAVKAAGANPQVFGTPTISDGMSMGTEGMKYSLISREVIADCIETAAQGQWMDGVVVIGGCDKNMPGGMIALARTNVPGIYVYGGTIRPGNWKGKDLTIVSSFEAVGEFTAGRMSEEDFEGVERNACPSTGSCGGMYTANTMSSSFEALGMSLLYSSTMANPDQEKVDSAAESARVLVEAVKKDIKPRDIITRKSIENAVSLIMATGGSTNAVLHYLAIAHSAEVEWTIDDFERIRRKVPVICNLKPSGQYVATDLHKAGGIPQVMKILLKAGLLHGDCLTITGRTLAEELEHVPDQPRADQDVIMPIEKALYAEGHLAILKGNLAEEGAVAKITGLKNPVITGPARVFEDEQSAMEAILADKINPGDVLVLRYLGPKGGPGMPEMLAPTSAIIGKGLGESVGFITDGRFSGGTWGMVVGHVAPEAYVGGNIALVQEGDSITIDAHKLLLRVNVSDEELARRRAEWKQPAPRYTRGVLAKFSRLASTASKGAVTD from the coding sequence ATGGCATTCAACAAGCGCTCCCAGAACATCACGCAAGGCGTGGCGCGTTCCCCGAACCGCTCGATGTACTACGCGCTCGGCTACAAGAAGGAGGACTTCGACAAGCCGATGGTCGGCATCGCCAACGGCCATTCGACGATCACGCCGTGCAACGCCGGCCTGCAGCGCCTGGCCGATGCCGCGATCGATGCCGTGAAGGCCGCCGGCGCCAACCCGCAGGTGTTCGGCACGCCGACCATCTCCGACGGCATGTCGATGGGCACCGAGGGCATGAAGTACTCCCTGATCTCGCGCGAGGTCATTGCCGACTGCATCGAGACCGCCGCGCAGGGCCAGTGGATGGACGGCGTGGTCGTGATCGGCGGCTGCGACAAGAACATGCCGGGCGGCATGATCGCGCTGGCGCGCACCAATGTGCCGGGCATCTATGTCTATGGCGGCACCATCCGGCCCGGCAACTGGAAAGGCAAGGACCTGACCATCGTGTCGTCGTTCGAGGCGGTGGGCGAATTCACCGCCGGCCGCATGAGCGAGGAAGACTTCGAGGGCGTGGAACGGAACGCCTGCCCGTCCACCGGCTCCTGCGGCGGCATGTACACCGCCAACACGATGAGTTCGTCGTTCGAGGCGCTCGGCATGTCGCTGCTGTATTCGTCGACCATGGCCAACCCCGACCAGGAGAAGGTCGACAGCGCGGCCGAATCGGCGCGCGTGCTGGTCGAGGCCGTCAAGAAAGACATCAAGCCGCGCGACATCATCACGCGCAAGTCGATCGAGAACGCGGTCAGCCTGATCATGGCCACCGGCGGTTCGACCAACGCCGTGCTGCACTACCTGGCGATCGCCCACTCGGCCGAAGTCGAATGGACCATCGACGACTTCGAGCGCATCCGCCGCAAGGTGCCGGTGATCTGCAACCTGAAGCCGTCGGGCCAGTACGTGGCCACCGACCTGCACAAGGCCGGCGGCATCCCGCAGGTCATGAAGATCCTGCTGAAGGCCGGGCTGCTGCATGGCGACTGCCTGACCATCACCGGCCGCACGCTGGCCGAGGAACTCGAGCACGTGCCCGACCAGCCGCGCGCCGATCAGGACGTGATCATGCCGATCGAGAAGGCGCTTTACGCCGAAGGGCACCTGGCCATCCTGAAGGGCAACCTGGCCGAGGAAGGCGCCGTTGCCAAGATCACCGGTTTGAAGAACCCGGTCATCACCGGGCCGGCACGGGTATTCGAGGACGAGCAGAGCGCGATGGAGGCGATCCTCGCCGACAAGATCAACCCAGGCGACGTGCTGGTGCTGCGCTACCTGGGGCCCAAGGGTGGGCCGGGGATGCCGGAGATGCTGGCGCCGACCTCGGCCATCATCGGCAAGGGGCTGGGCGAGTCAGTGGGCTTCATCACCGACGGCCGCTTCTCGGGCGGCACGTGGGGCATGGTGGTGGGCCATGTTGCGCCTGAAGCGTATGTAGGCGGGAATATCGCGCTGGTGCAGGAAGGGGATTCGATCACCATCGACGCGCACAAGCTGCTGCTGCGGGTGAATGTGTCGGATGAAGAGTTGGCGCGGCGCCGGGCTGAGTGGAAGCAGCCAGCGCCGCGTTATACGCGGGGGGTGTTGGCGAAGTTTTCGCGGTTGGCGTCTACGGCGAGTAAGGGGGCGGTGACGGATTAA
- a CDS encoding CbiX/SirB N-terminal domain-containing protein: protein MQPTETTPSRQALVLFAHGARDVRWREPFDRLAQKLCAVLPDMPVRLAFLELMSPQLPEALGELAAAGVAEITVVPVFFGQGGHLRRDLPALVDACRQQYPALSIRCAAAVGEADSVLDAIASYCVASLAPAATGGA, encoded by the coding sequence ATGCAACCGACCGAAACCACGCCCAGTCGCCAGGCCCTTGTCCTGTTCGCGCATGGCGCGCGCGATGTGCGCTGGCGTGAACCATTCGACCGGCTGGCGCAGAAGCTCTGCGCCGTGCTGCCGGATATGCCGGTGCGCCTTGCCTTCCTGGAACTGATGTCGCCGCAGTTGCCGGAGGCCCTCGGTGAACTGGCCGCCGCAGGCGTCGCCGAGATCACCGTAGTACCTGTGTTCTTTGGCCAGGGCGGCCACCTGCGGCGCGACCTGCCGGCGCTGGTCGATGCCTGCCGGCAGCAGTACCCTGCCCTGTCGATTCGCTGCGCCGCGGCCGTGGGCGAAGCCGACAGCGTGCTTGATGCGATCGCCTCGTACTGCGTGGCGTCGCTCGCCCCGGCCGCGACTGGCGGCGCCTGA
- the lgt gene encoding prolipoprotein diacylglyceryl transferase: MLIHPQFDPVAIHLGPLAIRWYGLMYLAGFIMFLWFGRLRIHQPHMAAKGWVTRDLDDMLFFGVLGVILGGRLGYVLFYKPSYYLSHPLEIFKVWEGGMAFHGGFLGVLVAMWLFARLRKRHWLEVTDFIAPMIPCGLAAGRIGNFINGELWGRPTDLPWGMIFPQAGDNIPRHPSQLYQFAGEGVALFIILWLFARKPRPMGAVSGVFLIGYGCFRFAAEFAREPDNFLGLLALHLSMGQWLSLPMILAGIAMVVWAYRRQARSGEEQPAAGSGS; this comes from the coding sequence ATGCTGATTCATCCCCAATTCGATCCGGTTGCCATCCATCTTGGCCCGCTTGCCATCCGCTGGTACGGGCTGATGTACCTGGCCGGGTTCATCATGTTCCTGTGGTTCGGCCGCCTGCGCATCCACCAGCCGCATATGGCGGCGAAGGGCTGGGTGACGCGCGACCTCGACGACATGCTGTTCTTCGGCGTGCTGGGCGTGATCCTGGGCGGGCGGCTCGGCTATGTGCTGTTCTACAAGCCGTCCTACTACCTTTCGCATCCGCTGGAGATCTTCAAGGTGTGGGAGGGCGGCATGGCCTTCCATGGCGGCTTTCTCGGCGTGCTGGTCGCGATGTGGCTGTTCGCGCGTCTGCGCAAGCGCCACTGGCTCGAAGTCACCGACTTCATCGCGCCGATGATCCCATGCGGGCTGGCCGCTGGCCGCATCGGCAACTTCATCAACGGCGAACTGTGGGGCCGGCCCACGGACCTGCCGTGGGGCATGATCTTCCCGCAGGCGGGCGACAACATTCCGCGCCACCCGTCGCAGCTTTACCAGTTCGCCGGCGAAGGCGTGGCGCTGTTCATCATCCTGTGGCTGTTCGCGCGCAAGCCGCGGCCGATGGGCGCAGTGTCCGGCGTGTTCCTGATCGGCTATGGCTGCTTCCGTTTTGCCGCCGAATTCGCGCGCGAGCCGGACAACTTCCTGGGCCTGCTGGCGCTGCACCTGTCCATGGGCCAGTGGCTGAGCCTGCCGATGATCCTGGCCGGTATCGCGATGGTGGTGTGGGCCTATCGCCGGCAGGCGCGTTCCGGCGAGGAACAGCCCGCGGCGGGATCGGGCTCCTGA
- a CDS encoding DNA polymerase III subunit chi codes for MTRIDFHSNVPDKLGYVCRLVRKAYSAGQKVVVHGQPPQLAELDARLWTFSPLDFLPHCGVDSPNASVTPIVLAASLDGVPHHQLLINLDAQAPGQFASFERLIEVVGAGAEDREAGRERYRFYRERGYALTHHDLSQPRGDSA; via the coding sequence ATGACGCGCATCGATTTCCACAGCAACGTGCCGGACAAGCTCGGCTATGTCTGCCGGCTGGTCCGCAAGGCGTACAGCGCTGGCCAGAAGGTCGTGGTGCACGGCCAGCCGCCGCAGCTCGCGGAACTCGACGCGCGCCTGTGGACGTTCTCGCCGCTGGACTTCCTGCCTCACTGCGGCGTGGACAGTCCCAACGCATCGGTCACGCCGATCGTTTTGGCCGCCAGCCTGGACGGTGTCCCGCACCATCAGCTGCTGATCAACCTGGATGCGCAGGCGCCGGGGCAGTTCGCCAGCTTTGAGCGCCTGATAGAAGTGGTCGGCGCCGGCGCCGAAGACCGCGAGGCCGGGCGCGAGCGCTACCGCTTCTACCGTGAGCGCGGCTATGCGCTGACGCACCACGATCTCAGCCAGCCACGGGGAGACTCAGCATGA
- a CDS encoding YjgN family protein, with amino-acid sequence MQTGDTSAVPASPETPDSGQAPATRPIEPRALRLAFTGTGSEYFRIWIVNTLLTIVTFGIYSAWAKVRTLQYFYRNTSLDGATFDYHGRAAAILKGRAIVFVLAFAFQLAGKVSPMLAALLALALAAVFPLLLVRSLRFRMANSSYRGLRFAFTGGDAEAYKVFVLWPLLTVFTLGALAPLAHQRLKHYQHNHTRFGTAPFAFDASAGSFYGVYLRTFAMTIVVVLVAVAGGIALGFSAGSGRGAAVFAGLLGTLGIYVALLAVGPYFNASLQNLVWNHTTLAPHGFRSEVKAGRLFYIFLTNMIGIALTLGLFLPFARVRSARYRVECMSLLARAPLDAFVAGQAENVGALGDAAADWYDIDIAL; translated from the coding sequence ATGCAAACCGGCGACACCAGCGCAGTCCCTGCTTCTCCCGAAACGCCCGACAGCGGCCAGGCTCCGGCGACACGCCCGATCGAGCCCAGGGCCTTGCGGCTCGCCTTCACAGGCACGGGATCGGAGTATTTCCGCATCTGGATCGTCAACACGCTGCTGACCATCGTCACGTTCGGCATCTACTCCGCGTGGGCCAAGGTCCGCACGCTGCAGTATTTCTATCGCAACACCAGCCTGGACGGGGCCACATTCGATTACCACGGCCGGGCAGCAGCGATTCTCAAGGGACGCGCCATCGTGTTCGTGCTGGCGTTCGCGTTCCAGCTTGCCGGCAAGGTGTCACCGATGCTGGCAGCACTGCTGGCCCTGGCGCTGGCGGCGGTGTTCCCGCTCCTGCTGGTCCGGTCGCTGCGCTTTCGCATGGCGAACTCGAGCTATCGCGGCCTGCGCTTTGCCTTCACCGGCGGCGATGCCGAAGCGTACAAGGTATTCGTGCTGTGGCCGCTGCTCACGGTATTCACGCTCGGTGCGCTGGCGCCGCTCGCGCACCAGCGCCTGAAGCACTACCAGCACAATCACACGCGTTTCGGCACGGCGCCATTTGCGTTCGATGCATCGGCCGGCTCGTTCTACGGCGTGTACCTGCGCACCTTCGCCATGACGATCGTGGTCGTGCTGGTCGCGGTGGCCGGCGGCATCGCGCTGGGCTTCAGTGCCGGATCGGGCCGCGGCGCCGCGGTGTTTGCCGGCTTGCTCGGCACCCTCGGCATCTATGTCGCCTTGCTGGCCGTCGGCCCATACTTCAATGCCTCGCTGCAGAACCTCGTGTGGAACCACACCACGCTGGCCCCGCACGGTTTCCGCAGCGAAGTGAAGGCAGGCCGCCTGTTCTATATTTTCCTGACGAACATGATTGGCATTGCACTGACCCTGGGACTGTTCCTGCCGTTTGCCCGGGTCCGGTCCGCGCGTTACCGCGTGGAATGCATGTCGCTGCTGGCGCGCGCGCCGCTGGACGCCTTCGTCGCGGGCCAGGCCGAGAACGTCGGTGCGCTCGGCGATGCCGCGGCGGACTGGTATGACATCGACATTGCGCTCTGA
- a CDS encoding leucyl aminopeptidase, translating into MEFSTKALDWSKAGQNGFLATKTDCLVVGVFEGQNLAGVAKALDVATKGLVARLLKQGDFEGKRGTQLTLHEVAGVGAARVLLVGLGKEADFNDKAFAEAVRTAVRALSATRATSALWCLSQQPPQQRDIGWAVITTITLVRDAGYRLLERHPGLKRANGKPGTADKPTLRKVVLAVDANHAKAATQAVVRGTAIANGMELTRDLGNLPSNICTPTYLANTARAIAKRHKLKVEVLGRKQIEALNMGSFLSVTRGSDEPPQFIVLRYDGAGAKQAPVVLVGKGITFDTGGISLKPGEGMDEMKYDMCGAASVLGTLQAVAEMGLKLNVIAVVPTCENMPSGVATKPGDVVTSMSGQTIEILNTDAEGRLILCDALTYVERFKPAAVIDVATLTGACIIALGHINSGLYARSDALADQLLQAGRTSMDTAWRMPLDDEYQDQLKSNFADMANIGGRPAGSVTAACFLARFTEKYDWAHLDIAGTAWKSGAAKGATGRPVPLLAQFLMDRAA; encoded by the coding sequence ATGGAATTTAGCACAAAAGCCCTGGATTGGAGTAAAGCCGGCCAAAATGGTTTCCTGGCGACAAAGACCGACTGCCTGGTGGTCGGCGTGTTCGAAGGCCAGAACCTGGCGGGCGTGGCCAAGGCCCTCGACGTGGCCACCAAGGGCTTGGTCGCACGGTTGCTGAAGCAGGGCGACTTCGAAGGCAAGCGCGGCACGCAGCTCACGCTGCACGAAGTGGCCGGCGTGGGCGCCGCCCGCGTGCTGCTGGTCGGCCTGGGCAAAGAGGCGGATTTCAACGACAAGGCCTTTGCCGAAGCCGTGCGCACGGCCGTGCGTGCCTTGTCGGCCACGCGTGCTACCTCGGCGCTGTGGTGCCTGTCGCAGCAGCCGCCGCAGCAGCGCGACATCGGCTGGGCGGTCATTACCACCATCACGCTGGTGCGCGACGCGGGCTACCGCCTGCTGGAGCGCCACCCGGGCCTGAAGCGCGCCAACGGCAAGCCGGGCACGGCCGACAAGCCGACGCTGCGCAAGGTAGTGCTGGCCGTGGACGCCAACCATGCCAAGGCCGCGACCCAGGCCGTGGTGCGTGGCACGGCCATTGCCAACGGCATGGAACTGACCCGCGACCTGGGCAACCTGCCGTCCAATATCTGTACCCCGACCTACCTGGCCAACACGGCGCGCGCCATTGCCAAGCGCCACAAGCTCAAGGTGGAAGTGCTCGGCCGCAAGCAGATCGAAGCGCTCAACATGGGCTCGTTCCTGTCCGTGACCCGGGGCAGCGACGAGCCGCCGCAGTTCATCGTGCTGCGCTATGACGGCGCCGGTGCCAAGCAGGCGCCGGTCGTGCTGGTGGGCAAGGGCATCACCTTCGATACCGGCGGCATCTCGCTCAAGCCGGGCGAGGGCATGGATGAAATGAAGTACGACATGTGCGGCGCCGCCTCGGTGCTGGGCACGCTGCAGGCCGTGGCCGAGATGGGCCTGAAGCTCAACGTGATCGCCGTGGTGCCGACCTGCGAGAACATGCCCAGCGGCGTGGCCACCAAGCCCGGCGACGTCGTGACCAGCATGTCGGGCCAGACCATCGAGATCCTGAACACCGACGCCGAAGGCCGCCTGATCCTGTGCGATGCGCTGACCTACGTCGAGCGCTTCAAGCCGGCCGCGGTGATCGATGTCGCGACGCTGACGGGCGCCTGCATCATCGCGCTGGGCCACATCAACAGCGGCCTCTACGCGCGCAGCGACGCGCTCGCCGACCAGCTCCTGCAGGCCGGCCGCACGTCCATGGACACCGCCTGGCGCATGCCGCTGGACGACGAGTACCAGGACCAGCTCAAGTCGAACTTCGCCGACATGGCCAATATCGGCGGCCGCCCGGCCGGCAGCGTGACCGCCGCCTGCTTCCTGGCGCGCTTCACCGAAAAGTACGACTGGGCCCACCTGGACATCGCCGGCACGGCCTGGAAGAGCGGCGCGGCCAAGGGTGCCACCGGCCGCCCGGTGCCGCTGCTGGCGCAGTTCCTGATGGATCGCGCCGCCTGA
- the lptG gene encoding LPS export ABC transporter permease LptG, whose protein sequence is MRLLRVYERYFARQVYGVFIFILFAVLSLFVFFDLLNELESVNGKYTSLIAFLHVLLQAPTRIYEVLPIAVLISAIYVFSQLASQSEYTIFRVAGLNTRQALFSLFKLAVPLAIITFIFGEFIGPRAEQFAQKIKLEAIGATVSSDFRSGVWVKDRDKDATGSEVTRFVNVAGLRPDQTITGITVYEFDDRYRLRVIRVVKEGRYQGAQSWQLNDVNETRFSELNQQPSTTRRDGLAPEFRAEQVRFPSVTMHSELTPQILSVLLVTPERMSTLDLFRYIRHLRDNKQDTQRYEIAFWKKVVYPLTLFVMMALALPFAYLHARAGAVGVKVFGGIMLGLSFHLSNTLFSHVGLLHTWPPIVSALVPGTLYLLLALTALRWVDRH, encoded by the coding sequence ATGAGGCTGCTGCGCGTCTATGAGCGCTACTTTGCGCGCCAGGTTTATGGGGTGTTCATCTTCATCCTGTTCGCGGTGCTGTCGTTGTTCGTGTTCTTCGACTTGCTCAACGAACTGGAGAGCGTCAACGGCAAGTACACCTCGCTGATCGCGTTCCTGCATGTCCTGCTGCAGGCCCCCACGCGGATCTACGAGGTGTTGCCGATCGCAGTGCTGATCAGCGCGATCTATGTCTTCTCGCAGCTCGCCAGCCAGTCCGAGTACACCATCTTCCGCGTGGCGGGGCTCAATACGCGCCAGGCGCTGTTCTCGCTGTTCAAGCTGGCGGTGCCGCTGGCCATCATCACGTTCATCTTCGGCGAGTTCATCGGGCCGCGCGCGGAGCAGTTCGCGCAGAAGATCAAGCTGGAAGCCATTGGCGCCACGGTATCGTCGGACTTCCGCTCCGGCGTGTGGGTCAAGGACCGCGACAAGGACGCGACCGGCAGCGAGGTTACGCGCTTCGTCAATGTGGCCGGGTTGCGGCCGGACCAGACCATCACGGGCATCACGGTCTACGAGTTCGACGACCGTTACCGCCTGCGCGTCATCCGCGTGGTCAAGGAAGGCCGGTACCAGGGTGCCCAGTCGTGGCAGCTCAACGATGTCAACGAAACCCGCTTTTCCGAACTGAACCAGCAGCCGTCCACCACCCGGCGCGACGGCCTGGCGCCCGAGTTCCGCGCGGAACAGGTGCGCTTCCCGAGCGTCACCATGCACTCTGAACTCACGCCCCAGATCCTGTCCGTGCTGCTGGTCACGCCCGAGCGCATGTCCACGCTGGACCTGTTCCGCTATATCCGGCACCTGCGTGACAACAAGCAGGACACGCAGCGCTACGAGATCGCGTTCTGGAAGAAGGTGGTCTACCCGCTGACGCTGTTCGTCATGATGGCGCTTGCCCTGCCCTTCGCGTACCTGCACGCGCGTGCCGGCGCGGTCGGCGTCAAGGTGTTCGGCGGGATCATGCTGGGGCTGTCCTTCCACCTGTCGAATACGCTGTTCTCGCACGTGGGGCTGCTGCATACGTGGCCGCCGATCGTGTCGGCGCTCGTGCCAGGCACGCTGTACCTGCTGCTGGCGCTGACGGCGTTGCGCTGGGTCGATCGTCACTGA
- a CDS encoding LysR family transcriptional regulator yields the protein MDLRQLRYFVTVAEELHFGRAATRLAMTQPPLSQQIQALEEEIGVQLFARTRRSVMLTPAGQQWLPEVRRVLADAAALPGLAQRFARGEIGSLALAFVSTADYGILPDLLRRFRAQHPEVQLQLREATSDIQLEALIDGSIDAGLVIRPQWPAMPHGLSYLPLISEPLVLAVPDGWRPAHGNVPVDGKVSLRDAAQEPLIIFPRRSAPVFYDIITGYYARDGLTPVIAQEAIQMQTIVSLVSAGMGVALVPASLCNLRRTGVSYLALREAGPQIETGLAWREGAAGVAPALRSLIDIASGLASEGSLVSAAAGPL from the coding sequence TTGGACCTGCGCCAGCTGCGGTACTTTGTCACGGTAGCGGAAGAGTTGCATTTCGGGCGCGCGGCCACGCGGCTGGCCATGACGCAGCCGCCGCTTTCGCAGCAGATCCAGGCGCTGGAGGAGGAAATCGGCGTGCAGCTTTTCGCACGCACGCGCCGCTCAGTGATGCTGACGCCCGCCGGTCAGCAGTGGCTGCCGGAGGTCCGGCGCGTGCTGGCGGACGCGGCGGCGCTGCCAGGGCTCGCGCAGCGGTTCGCGCGCGGGGAGATCGGCTCGCTCGCGCTGGCGTTCGTCAGTACGGCCGACTACGGTATCCTGCCCGACCTGCTGCGGCGCTTCCGCGCGCAGCATCCGGAGGTCCAGCTGCAGTTGCGCGAGGCCACCAGCGATATCCAGCTCGAGGCCCTGATCGACGGCAGCATCGACGCCGGGCTGGTCATCCGTCCGCAATGGCCGGCCATGCCGCACGGCCTGTCCTACCTGCCGCTGATCAGCGAGCCGCTCGTGCTGGCGGTGCCGGATGGCTGGCGGCCCGCGCACGGCAACGTACCGGTGGATGGCAAGGTTTCGCTGCGCGACGCCGCGCAGGAGCCGCTGATCATTTTCCCGCGCCGAAGCGCGCCGGTGTTCTATGACATCATTACAGGCTACTATGCGCGCGACGGCTTGACGCCGGTGATCGCGCAGGAAGCCATCCAGATGCAGACCATCGTGAGCCTGGTGTCTGCAGGCATGGGGGTGGCGCTGGTGCCGGCCTCGCTCTGCAACCTTCGCCGCACCGGCGTGTCGTACCTCGCGTTGCGCGAGGCGGGGCCGCAGATCGAGACCGGACTGGCCTGGCGCGAAGGCGCCGCCGGTGTCGCGCCGGCGCTGCGTTCCCTGATCGACATCGCGAGCGGGCTGGCGTCCGAGGGATCTTTGGTATCCGCGGCTGCCGGGCCTTTATAA